The proteins below are encoded in one region of Halalkalicoccus jeotgali B3:
- a CDS encoding MBL fold metallo-hydrolase: MEVTLLGTGDTTGTPTPDCECGTCERARELGVERSRFSVHLTNEVTDQSLLIDASPDFRHQFLTQEVPLPDAMVISHIHFDHLDGLGNAYRLFEDLPVHAANEIDPVTDESVADTIRDKYDYLDRITVRDHAPFERFRTCGFDVTLVPVDHPPLYCYGLVIEEGETKLSLTGDTSYDVPDRSKEALSDPDLLLADAIVPASRCEGHPIGGRHHDSEGVPRTFGTKHMTREGALDLAEELNAERTRLVHLAHFYPPEEAFAEPLAVDGERYSL; this comes from the coding sequence ATGGAAGTCACGCTGTTGGGGACCGGCGATACGACCGGGACCCCGACGCCGGACTGTGAATGTGGGACCTGCGAGCGCGCGCGCGAACTCGGCGTCGAGCGCAGTCGCTTTTCGGTTCACCTCACCAACGAGGTGACCGACCAGTCGCTGTTGATCGACGCCAGCCCCGACTTTCGCCACCAGTTTCTCACACAGGAAGTCCCGCTGCCCGATGCGATGGTCATCAGCCACATCCACTTCGACCACCTCGACGGGCTCGGAAACGCCTACCGGCTGTTCGAGGACCTCCCGGTTCACGCTGCCAACGAGATCGACCCCGTGACCGACGAAAGCGTCGCCGATACGATCCGGGACAAATACGACTACCTCGACCGGATCACGGTTCGAGACCACGCGCCATTCGAGCGGTTTCGGACCTGCGGGTTCGACGTGACGCTCGTGCCGGTCGATCACCCGCCGCTTTACTGCTACGGGCTCGTCATCGAGGAAGGGGAGACGAAGCTCTCGCTGACCGGCGACACCAGCTACGACGTGCCCGACCGTTCGAAGGAGGCGCTTTCGGACCCGGACCTCCTGCTCGCGGACGCCATCGTTCCGGCCTCGCGGTGTGAAGGCCATCCCATCGGGGGACGCCACCACGATTCCGAAGGTGTGCCCCGTACGTTCGGGACCAAACACATGACCCGCGAGGGGGCACTCGACTTAGCCGAAGAACTGAACGCCGAGCGGACCCGCCTCGTCCACCTCGCGCACTTCTACCCGCCCGAGGAGGCGTTCGCGGAGCCGCTCGCGGTCGACGGCGAACGCTACAGCCTCTAG
- a CDS encoding ABC transporter substrate-binding protein gives MAGSSRGPTRREVLVSGGSAAGLALAGCTGGDGDGDGNGSSDDGGGGGGSYTVSMEPVGEVTFESPPERWVANNGSWADMGVALGHEPPEALWLTSRYHTRYYDGIPDVSVDTSGMTDLYQNGVDKELFYELDADVHVIDPNFLLNRYSGWEQADIDEIDESVGPFFGNSIFSQEYAWHDDYQYYTLYEAFGKLAEAFQEQERYEQFVALHEEFQGRVEEIVPPEGERPEVAILWADGDQPETFLPYLISEGTSFKQWRDLGVRDALANSEVEDFHTNRGELDFETLLEVDPEVLLLRGQEGKTASEFQDTVVSFLENDDVASRLTAVQNGDVYRGGPLYQGPITNLVLTERAAGQVYGIEEELFDRDEVAGIVTGQ, from the coding sequence ATGGCAGGTAGTTCGAGGGGACCGACGCGACGGGAGGTACTAGTATCGGGCGGTTCGGCGGCGGGGCTCGCACTCGCGGGCTGTACCGGCGGCGATGGCGATGGAGACGGGAACGGTTCGAGCGACGATGGCGGGGGCGGAGGCGGGTCCTACACCGTCTCGATGGAGCCGGTCGGGGAGGTCACCTTCGAGTCCCCGCCCGAGCGGTGGGTCGCGAACAACGGGAGCTGGGCGGACATGGGGGTGGCGCTCGGCCACGAGCCCCCCGAAGCGCTGTGGCTCACGAGCCGGTATCACACCCGGTACTACGACGGGATCCCGGACGTCTCTGTCGATACGAGCGGGATGACGGACCTCTATCAGAACGGCGTCGACAAGGAGCTGTTCTACGAACTCGACGCCGACGTCCACGTCATCGACCCGAACTTCCTGTTGAATCGCTACAGCGGCTGGGAGCAGGCCGACATCGACGAGATCGACGAGAGCGTCGGACCCTTCTTCGGGAACAGCATCTTCTCGCAGGAGTACGCCTGGCACGACGACTACCAGTACTATACCCTGTACGAGGCGTTCGGGAAGCTCGCGGAGGCCTTTCAGGAACAAGAGCGCTACGAGCAGTTCGTCGCGCTCCACGAGGAGTTTCAGGGCCGGGTCGAGGAGATCGTTCCGCCGGAAGGAGAGCGCCCCGAGGTGGCGATCCTGTGGGCCGACGGCGACCAGCCCGAAACGTTCCTGCCGTACCTGATCAGCGAGGGGACGAGCTTCAAGCAGTGGCGCGATCTGGGCGTGCGCGACGCGCTCGCGAACTCGGAGGTCGAGGACTTCCACACCAATCGCGGGGAACTGGACTTCGAGACGCTGCTGGAGGTCGACCCCGAGGTGTTGCTCCTGCGGGGCCAGGAGGGAAAAACCGCCTCGGAGTTCCAAGACACCGTCGTCTCGTTCCTGGAGAACGACGACGTCGCGAGCCGTCTGACCGCCGTCCAGAACGGCGACGTCTACCGGGGTGGACCGCTCTATCAGGGCCCGATCACGAACCTCGTGCTCACCGAGCGGGCCGCTGGACAGGTCTACGGGATCGAGGAGGAGCTGTTCGACCGGGACGAGGTCGCCGGGATCGTCACCGGCCAATGA
- a CDS encoding glycosyltransferase: protein MRIGFFTDSYFPEIDGVTYTIQLWRERLEAAGHEVSVVYPDGDYEPDERELPVTSLPNPFYGGYNVPLFRRPSTLPDLDLVHCHGPAPVGLLGRYYARKHDIPAIYTHHTPLEEYFHQSVGSDRLARALGRAYVPLENAFLRSFDAVTASTSRIERDVEHVELPVGIDMDFFAPTERRWFSERPVIGYSGRLSMEKNVREILRIARQLPEYDVRIVGAGPFRDSLEERAPENVEIRGFLPREELPTFYSSIDVFVTASTADTLGLSTLEANACGTPVAAVDAPPFDRTIGPDNGVRFEYGDLDSMAGAIEACLDGDRETRAAVERYSIHHTIGLLETLYRDVTDDDEDRPAGPPSSGRSRRELAGEANREG from the coding sequence ATGAGGATCGGCTTTTTCACTGACAGCTACTTCCCGGAGATCGACGGGGTGACCTACACCATCCAGCTCTGGCGCGAGCGACTCGAGGCGGCCGGCCACGAGGTGTCCGTCGTCTACCCCGACGGCGACTACGAACCCGACGAGCGCGAACTCCCCGTCACCTCGCTGCCCAATCCCTTCTACGGCGGGTACAACGTCCCGCTGTTCCGGCGTCCCTCGACGCTGCCCGACCTCGATCTCGTGCACTGTCACGGCCCGGCCCCGGTGGGACTGCTCGGCCGGTACTACGCCCGGAAACACGACATCCCGGCGATCTACACCCACCACACCCCCCTCGAGGAGTACTTCCACCAGAGCGTCGGCTCGGACCGGCTGGCGCGCGCGCTCGGACGGGCCTACGTGCCCCTCGAGAACGCCTTTCTGCGGAGTTTCGACGCCGTGACCGCCTCGACCTCGCGGATCGAGCGCGACGTCGAGCACGTCGAACTCCCGGTGGGCATCGACATGGACTTCTTCGCGCCGACCGAACGGCGGTGGTTCTCCGAGCGACCCGTGATCGGCTACAGCGGGCGTCTCAGCATGGAGAAAAACGTCCGGGAGATCCTCCGGATTGCGAGGCAACTACCCGAGTACGACGTTCGCATCGTGGGTGCGGGTCCGTTTCGCGACTCCCTCGAGGAACGCGCCCCCGAAAACGTCGAGATCAGGGGGTTTCTGCCCCGCGAGGAGCTGCCGACGTTCTACAGTTCGATCGACGTCTTCGTGACCGCCTCGACCGCGGACACGCTGGGGCTGTCGACGCTCGAGGCCAACGCCTGTGGAACCCCCGTCGCGGCCGTCGACGCGCCGCCGTTCGACCGGACCATCGGCCCGGACAACGGGGTGCGCTTCGAGTACGGCGACCTCGACTCGATGGCCGGAGCGATCGAGGCGTGTCTCGACGGCGACCGGGAGACCAGAGCCGCCGTCGAGCGCTACTCGATCCACCACACGATCGGCCTCCTCGAAACCCTCTATCGGGACGTCACCGACGACGACGAGGACCGCCCGGCGGGGCCGCCCTCCAGCGGGCGCTCGCGGCGCGAACTGGCCGGCGAGGCCAACCGAGAGGGGTGA
- a CDS encoding ATP-binding protein produces the protein MSNSALPVVEFLLTAHAYSTDRRFDENDLPAEYRKVFWEGGSIERPLSVTEENAREATGVNEPWEAVSDLLFTQRAEFSGELTLSDSDLAADWVATRTDEGRLADNPTLSGFYEDRDIDVPVDYEHARENARPIRADRVWIDNLLETYFDPDDEDEAEMLDLVDIRAPEEIEMTLDDLVLTDQQEAEIDKIVKAIEHREYLAAIGLREIGKLLFVGPPGTGKTTTSRALAHDLDLPFVEVKLSMITSQYLGETAKNVDKVFEVAKRLSPCILFIDEFDFVAKTRRSDEHAAIKRAVNTLLKSIDEVSLIQDDVLLIGATNHPDQLDAAAWRRFDEIVNFPKPDDRMRADIFSVITREMDITGFDPGEIATETEGLTGSDLRMVLREAVLEALTENRRTLTQRDLLDAVTDFEERDTLKDLDMIEGDHEALVAGGSPEGHDHDHDH, from the coding sequence ATGAGTAATTCGGCGCTTCCGGTGGTCGAGTTCCTACTGACGGCTCACGCCTACAGCACCGACCGGCGCTTCGACGAGAACGACCTGCCCGCCGAGTACCGAAAGGTGTTCTGGGAGGGCGGGTCGATCGAGCGCCCGCTCTCGGTGACCGAGGAGAACGCCCGAGAAGCTACGGGCGTCAACGAGCCCTGGGAGGCGGTTTCGGATCTGCTCTTTACCCAGCGAGCCGAGTTCTCCGGCGAGTTGACGCTCTCGGATTCCGATCTGGCGGCCGACTGGGTCGCAACGCGAACCGACGAGGGGCGACTCGCCGACAACCCCACCCTCTCGGGGTTCTACGAGGACCGCGATATCGACGTGCCCGTCGACTACGAGCACGCCCGCGAGAACGCCCGGCCGATCCGGGCCGATCGCGTCTGGATCGACAACCTGCTCGAGACGTACTTCGATCCCGACGACGAGGACGAGGCGGAGATGCTCGATCTCGTCGACATCCGGGCCCCCGAGGAGATCGAGATGACCCTCGACGATCTCGTACTGACCGACCAGCAGGAGGCCGAGATCGACAAGATCGTCAAAGCCATCGAGCACCGCGAGTACCTGGCGGCCATCGGGCTTCGCGAGATCGGCAAGCTCCTCTTCGTCGGACCGCCCGGCACCGGCAAGACCACGACCTCGCGGGCGCTGGCCCACGATCTGGACCTGCCGTTCGTCGAAGTCAAACTTTCGATGATCACCAGCCAGTACCTCGGTGAAACGGCCAAAAACGTCGATAAGGTCTTCGAGGTCGCCAAACGCCTCTCGCCGTGTATCCTCTTTATCGACGAGTTCGACTTCGTCGCCAAAACGCGGCGAAGCGACGAGCACGCCGCGATCAAGCGCGCCGTCAACACGCTGTTGAAGAGTATCGACGAGGTGAGCCTGATCCAGGACGACGTCCTTCTCATCGGGGCGACCAACCACCCCGACCAACTCGACGCCGCGGCGTGGCGCCGCTTCGACGAGATCGTCAACTTCCCCAAACCCGACGATCGAATGCGCGCGGACATCTTCAGCGTCATCACCCGCGAGATGGACATCACCGGCTTCGACCCCGGGGAGATCGCTACGGAAACCGAGGGCCTGACCGGCAGCGACCTGCGGATGGTCCTCCGGGAAGCGGTGTTGGAGGCGCTGACCGAGAACCGTCGCACGCTGACCCAGCGTGACCTGCTGGATGCGGTTACGGACTTCGAGGAGCGAGACACCTTGAAGGACCTCGACATGATCGAGGGCGATCACGAGGCGCTGGTCGCCGGCGGGTCACCCGAGGGACACGATCACGACCACGATCACTGA
- a CDS encoding winged helix-turn-helix transcriptional regulator, producing the protein MGTDLWDVLGCKWTRRIVAHLAGGETRFNEIKRALGVPTSTLSARLKRLESSDIVFREVEESTPPAVHYGLTNRGERLAELLAEIDRLD; encoded by the coding sequence ATGGGAACCGATCTCTGGGACGTGCTTGGCTGTAAGTGGACCCGGCGGATCGTCGCGCATCTCGCGGGCGGGGAGACGCGCTTCAACGAGATCAAGCGCGCCCTCGGGGTTCCCACGAGCACCCTCTCGGCCCGTCTCAAACGCCTCGAATCGTCGGATATCGTCTTTCGGGAGGTCGAGGAGAGCACGCCCCCGGCGGTACACTACGGCCTCACGAACCGGGGCGAGCGACTGGCAGAACTGCTCGCCGAGATCGACCGTCTCGACTAG
- a CDS encoding thiolase family protein, translating into MAPDTTPVIAQAVRTPFGKQDGVFESVRSEDLSIPLIDEILAETGLGSDDVDDLMWGVAQQRGQQDNNVARVIALLSELGEGTPATTINRWCASSMQAIISASDAIRAGQREAIIAGGVESMSNVPMDGESYAHLHPRLAETYNVGELEMGMTAEKVAETYDVSRETQDEFALRSHRRAAEATDEGRFDDEIVPIRTDEGTVDEDEGIRRNTDMETLAGLPTVFKGDGTVTPGNASQITDGAAATLVTSRAFAEDHGLDVLAAVGSNAVAGVDPTVMGIGPVPATESLLERTGRGIDEYDLVEINEAFASQCEYSRRELGIDPERLNVNGGAIALGHPLGASGARLPVTLLHELTKRDASRGLATLCVGFGQGAAIEFVR; encoded by the coding sequence ATGGCACCTGATACCACCCCCGTGATCGCGCAGGCGGTTCGCACCCCCTTCGGCAAGCAGGACGGGGTCTTCGAGTCGGTCCGCAGCGAGGACCTCTCGATCCCGCTGATCGACGAGATCCTCGCCGAGACGGGACTGGGAAGCGACGACGTCGACGACCTGATGTGGGGCGTCGCCCAGCAGCGCGGCCAGCAGGACAACAACGTCGCGCGCGTGATCGCGTTGCTGTCGGAACTGGGCGAGGGGACGCCGGCGACGACGATCAACCGCTGGTGTGCCTCCTCGATGCAGGCGATCATCTCCGCGAGCGACGCGATCCGCGCCGGCCAGCGCGAGGCGATCATCGCCGGCGGCGTCGAGTCCATGTCGAACGTGCCGATGGACGGGGAGTCCTACGCGCACCTCCATCCCCGACTCGCCGAGACCTACAACGTCGGCGAACTGGAGATGGGGATGACCGCCGAGAAGGTCGCCGAGACCTACGACGTCTCCCGGGAGACCCAAGACGAGTTCGCCCTGCGGAGCCACCGACGGGCCGCCGAGGCGACCGACGAGGGCCGGTTCGACGACGAGATCGTCCCCATCCGGACCGACGAGGGGACCGTCGACGAGGACGAGGGGATCCGACGGAATACGGACATGGAGACGCTCGCGGGTCTACCGACGGTGTTCAAGGGCGACGGCACCGTCACGCCCGGCAACGCCTCCCAGATCACTGACGGTGCCGCGGCGACGCTGGTGACCAGCCGCGCGTTCGCCGAGGACCACGGTCTCGACGTGCTCGCGGCGGTCGGCTCGAACGCCGTCGCCGGCGTCGATCCGACGGTGATGGGAATCGGGCCCGTTCCCGCCACCGAGAGCCTGCTCGAACGCACGGGTCGGGGGATCGACGAGTACGATCTGGTCGAGATCAACGAGGCCTTCGCCAGCCAGTGTGAGTACTCCCGGCGCGAACTCGGGATCGATCCCGAGCGCCTGAACGTCAACGGCGGGGCGATCGCGCTCGGCCACCCGCTGGGTGCAAGCGGCGCACGCCTGCCCGTGACGCTGCTTCACGAACTCACAAAGCGCGACGCGAGTCGTGGACTCGCGACGCTGTGTGTCGGGTTCGGTCAGGGCGCAGCCATCGAGTTCGTCCGATAG
- a CDS encoding DUF2062 domain-containing protein, with amino-acid sequence MLRERLSEYRRGVRSELEAISTEDHPPRDIAASFALGVFITALPTLGAGLLVFVLIVALLERVSKLALFASVGSSTPSRSGASTPRVSRWERSCSGRSRA; translated from the coding sequence ATGCTTCGGGAACGGCTGTCGGAGTACCGGCGTGGGGTCCGGTCGGAACTGGAGGCGATCTCGACCGAGGACCACCCACCCCGCGACATCGCCGCGAGCTTCGCGCTCGGGGTCTTCATCACGGCGCTGCCGACGCTGGGCGCGGGATTGCTGGTGTTCGTCCTCATCGTCGCGCTCCTCGAGCGCGTGAGCAAACTCGCGCTGTTTGCCTCCGTCGGGTCCTCAACCCCGTCGCGAAGTGGGGCGTCTACGCCGCGAGTTTCTCGCTGGGAACGCTCCTGCTCGGGCCGGTCCCGGGCGTGA
- a CDS encoding ABC transporter substrate-binding protein, whose product MGREAADRGGVTRREYVKYGGVVAGGGLLAGCTGDDSGKGQSDGSDGSEGGETYTASMAPVGDVEFTAVPESVMVYSLLYADMAVAYGHGESVNSLGFDAETGGNTLDAYYEALDGVAFDREGLAQLNTGSGQLDVGKELFYELNSDLHLVDPCLVLSFDGWESADVDEIERNIGPWFGNTLSRDHAQPPEECREDYEYYTLWEIAQQVAGVFRTEDRFEALAAVHSELLETIESNLPPEEERPTVATVIFMDGTFYPTRSDTPGFANAHVRPLGAPDALAGEEITGGTSYGYETMLEFDPDVLLHEYGIASYYDVGAIAETLADHPVGSQLSAVESGRVYPSGDPVQGPLMNLFQLEMTAKQLYPEVFGEWPEYAAGEPYPEIPAEEQLFDRAEVAEIVTGEA is encoded by the coding sequence ATGGGAAGAGAGGCGGCCGACCGTGGGGGAGTGACCCGGCGAGAGTACGTCAAGTACGGTGGGGTAGTCGCCGGCGGCGGCCTGCTTGCAGGATGTACTGGCGACGATAGTGGGAAGGGGCAGTCGGACGGATCGGACGGTTCCGAGGGGGGCGAGACCTACACGGCGTCGATGGCTCCGGTGGGCGACGTCGAGTTCACGGCGGTCCCCGAGAGCGTGATGGTCTATAGCCTGCTGTACGCGGACATGGCGGTCGCGTACGGCCACGGCGAGTCGGTGAACTCGCTGGGGTTCGACGCCGAAACCGGCGGGAACACGCTCGACGCCTACTACGAAGCCCTCGACGGGGTGGCGTTCGACCGGGAGGGGCTGGCACAGCTCAACACCGGCTCGGGACAGCTCGACGTGGGCAAGGAGCTGTTTTACGAACTGAACTCCGACCTTCACCTGGTCGATCCCTGTCTCGTCCTCTCGTTCGACGGCTGGGAGTCGGCTGACGTCGACGAGATCGAGCGGAACATCGGGCCGTGGTTCGGAAACACCCTCAGTCGCGACCACGCACAACCCCCCGAGGAGTGTCGCGAGGACTACGAGTACTACACCCTCTGGGAGATCGCACAGCAGGTCGCGGGGGTGTTCCGAACCGAGGACCGTTTCGAGGCGCTTGCGGCCGTCCACTCGGAGCTCCTCGAAACGATCGAGTCGAACCTCCCGCCCGAGGAGGAGCGCCCGACGGTCGCGACGGTCATCTTCATGGACGGGACGTTCTATCCCACCCGGTCGGACACGCCGGGCTTTGCCAACGCACACGTTCGTCCGCTCGGCGCGCCCGACGCATTGGCCGGCGAGGAGATCACCGGCGGGACGAGCTACGGGTACGAGACGATGCTCGAGTTCGATCCGGACGTGTTGCTCCACGAGTACGGTATCGCCTCGTACTACGACGTCGGGGCGATCGCCGAGACGCTGGCCGATCACCCCGTCGGGAGTCAGCTGTCGGCCGTCGAGTCGGGGCGGGTCTATCCTTCGGGGGACCCGGTACAGGGCCCGCTGATGAACCTCTTCCAGTTGGAGATGACCGCCAAACAGCTCTACCCCGAGGTCTTCGGCGAGTGGCCCGAGTATGCAGCCGGCGAGCCGTATCCCGAGATCCCTGCCGAGGAACAGTTGTTCGACCGGGCCGAAGTCGCCGAGATCGTCACCGGAGAGGCCTGA
- a CDS encoding helix-turn-helix transcriptional regulator — MTAPAHSLLETVMRRRAVLECLGDGPREKRGLTERLDVSRQTVDRSVRELEAAALVERADEGYRLTLVGNLAYREFESLLERYDRLRLARDLLAYLPPETGLDVDCLLGAEVVHAGHPMPHEPVRELERLVESAAHLVGYSPIAFPQYVSLFYEQITRTDTEIELFLDAPLVEQLRSKYDEKLREGLAAPNFTLYRLSESLCPNMGILIADGTTVWIGIYDETGNVRGSITTEADSALAWARTHLDGCRDHGREVRLRSTGR, encoded by the coding sequence ATGACTGCTCCAGCGCACAGTCTCCTCGAGACCGTCATGCGGCGGCGGGCGGTTCTCGAGTGTCTCGGGGACGGTCCACGCGAGAAGCGCGGCCTCACCGAGCGCCTCGACGTCTCGAGACAGACGGTCGATCGCTCGGTTCGGGAACTCGAGGCCGCCGCCTTGGTCGAACGTGCCGACGAGGGCTACCGGCTGACGCTCGTCGGGAACCTGGCCTACCGGGAGTTCGAATCGCTGCTCGAGCGGTACGACCGCCTCCGTCTCGCCCGCGACCTCCTCGCCTATCTCCCGCCGGAGACGGGACTCGATGTCGACTGTCTCCTCGGCGCGGAGGTCGTCCATGCCGGCCATCCGATGCCCCACGAACCGGTTCGGGAACTCGAACGCCTCGTCGAGAGCGCAGCGCACCTCGTGGGCTACTCCCCGATCGCGTTTCCCCAGTACGTCTCGCTGTTCTACGAGCAGATCACGCGGACCGACACCGAAATCGAACTGTTCCTCGATGCCCCGCTGGTCGAACAGCTCCGCTCGAAGTACGACGAGAAGCTCCGTGAGGGGCTTGCGGCGCCGAACTTCACCCTCTATCGGCTCTCCGAGTCGCTCTGTCCGAACATGGGGATCCTCATCGCCGACGGCACGACCGTCTGGATCGGCATCTACGACGAGACCGGCAACGTCCGCGGGTCGATCACGACCGAGGCCGACTCGGCGCTCGCGTGGGCCCGCACCCACCTCGATGGCTGTCGGGATCACGGCCGGGAGGTACGCTTGCGATCGACCGGTCGATGA
- a CDS encoding protoglobin domain-containing protein yields MSEEIPGYDYGDESLPEAPYDEEELERLQAAVMFDAEDEEALREAGEVLEPQIEEILDLWYDFVGANDHLVYYFTDGEGTPDEEYLDRVRARFGQWIRDTCDPPYDQEWLNYQYEIGLRHHREKKNRTDDADAVDHIHARYLIAFIYPISATIRDFLENGDHSEGMVNDMFHAWFKSVTLQVTLWTQPYFPEGDW; encoded by the coding sequence ATGTCCGAGGAGATCCCCGGCTACGACTACGGCGACGAATCGCTCCCCGAGGCCCCGTACGACGAGGAGGAACTGGAGAGGCTGCAGGCGGCGGTGATGTTCGACGCCGAGGACGAGGAGGCGCTTCGGGAGGCCGGTGAGGTGCTCGAACCCCAGATCGAGGAGATCCTCGATCTGTGGTACGACTTCGTCGGCGCGAACGACCACCTCGTCTACTACTTCACCGACGGAGAGGGCACCCCCGACGAGGAGTACCTCGATCGGGTGCGCGCACGGTTCGGCCAGTGGATACGTGACACCTGCGATCCGCCCTACGACCAAGAGTGGCTGAACTACCAGTACGAGATCGGACTGCGACATCACCGCGAGAAGAAGAACCGAACCGACGACGCCGACGCCGTCGACCATATCCACGCGCGCTACCTGATCGCCTTCATCTATCCCATCTCCGCCACGATCCGGGACTTCCTCGAGAACGGGGATCACAGCGAGGGGATGGTAAACGACATGTTCCACGCATGGTTCAAGTCGGTCACCCTCCAGGTGACCCTCTGGACCCAGCCGTACTTCCCGGAGGGCGATTGGTGA
- a CDS encoding DUF7260 family protein, whose amino-acid sequence MRTHIEGARERVAREREAVSEKRAAYDRFRTRIESVSPRAAIADGGDTLVSSAGRTGARPIREAFAETVAPTCEDRATMELLGAELGEEIATALATGGVSPPLYRAIGTEVDRRRAELAAMDGALEAEADSLRRARGVVEPVREWMIEENETALSAYGFEGLRERHARLGAFRADCEGLLADRQTDLGRTTGAQGRAGVRQRDLASYLYEGLPIDHPVLVTAVRLEELCRECQRTVRDHLVRRV is encoded by the coding sequence ATGAGGACCCACATCGAGGGGGCACGCGAACGCGTCGCGCGCGAACGCGAGGCGGTTTCCGAAAAGCGCGCGGCCTACGACCGGTTTCGCACCCGGATAGAATCGGTCTCGCCACGGGCAGCGATCGCCGACGGCGGCGACACCCTCGTCTCCTCGGCCGGCCGGACGGGCGCGCGACCGATCCGGGAGGCGTTCGCCGAGACGGTCGCGCCGACCTGCGAGGACCGCGCGACGATGGAACTGCTCGGCGCGGAACTCGGCGAGGAGATCGCGACGGCGCTCGCGACCGGCGGCGTCTCGCCCCCGCTCTATCGGGCGATCGGCACCGAAGTCGATCGCCGTCGGGCCGAACTCGCCGCGATGGACGGCGCGCTCGAGGCCGAAGCCGACTCGCTTCGACGCGCGAGGGGAGTCGTCGAGCCGGTCCGCGAGTGGATGATCGAGGAGAACGAGACGGCGCTTTCGGCGTATGGGTTCGAGGGACTGCGCGAGCGCCACGCCCGCCTCGGGGCGTTTCGGGCGGACTGTGAGGGGCTGCTCGCCGACCGCCAGACGGACCTCGGGCGGACCACGGGCGCACAGGGCCGGGCGGGCGTCAGACAGCGGGACCTCGCGAGCTATCTCTACGAGGGACTCCCGATCGATCACCCGGTGCTCGTGACTGCCGTGCGCCTCGAGGAACTCTGCCGGGAGTGTCAGCGAACCGTTCGGGATCACCTCGTGCGTCGAGTGTAG
- a CDS encoding glycosyltransferase family 4 protein — protein MKISHYFEFEDHITGGIRESVKNQRKMLRRLGIDQSMDPHLDSDALHLNLMGPRSVWYAKRARTRGVPVIAHTHVTAEDFGDSFRFTNALAKPLKPYLERVYGLADALICPSEYNRRLIEEYTDTPTTVISNGVDREKLAGFAALESEYRERYDLSEPTVFAVGHVLKRKGLETFVETARRMPELDFAWFGPLDRSLKGRETKRLIDGSPENCTFTGYVEDIRGAYAAGDVFFFPTHEENEGIALLEAMSTGHPAVVRDIETFSWLTDGEDCLKTAGSFERELEALKDPERREELGTNAARTSDSFALPETARQLEAVYEAVV, from the coding sequence ATGAAGATCAGTCACTACTTCGAGTTCGAGGACCACATCACCGGTGGGATCCGCGAGTCGGTCAAGAACCAGCGCAAGATGCTGCGCCGGCTTGGGATCGACCAGTCGATGGACCCGCACCTCGACTCGGACGCCCTGCACCTCAATCTGATGGGCCCGCGCTCGGTGTGGTATGCGAAACGGGCCCGTACCCGCGGCGTGCCCGTCATCGCCCACACCCACGTGACCGCCGAGGACTTCGGTGACAGCTTTCGCTTTACGAACGCCCTCGCCAAACCGCTCAAGCCGTATCTCGAGCGCGTCTACGGGCTTGCGGACGCGCTGATCTGTCCCTCGGAGTACAACCGCCGGCTGATCGAGGAGTACACCGACACGCCGACGACCGTGATCTCGAACGGGGTCGACCGCGAGAAACTCGCGGGCTTCGCGGCCCTCGAATCGGAATACCGCGAGCGCTACGACCTCTCGGAGCCGACCGTCTTCGCGGTCGGGCACGTCCTCAAGCGCAAGGGACTCGAGACGTTCGTCGAGACGGCCCGTCGGATGCCCGAACTGGACTTCGCGTGGTTCGGCCCATTGGATCGCTCCCTGAAGGGCCGCGAGACCAAGCGGCTGATCGACGGGTCGCCGGAGAACTGCACGTTCACCGGCTACGTCGAGGACATCCGGGGGGCGTACGCGGCCGGCGACGTCTTCTTCTTCCCGACCCACGAGGAAAACGAGGGGATCGCGCTGCTGGAGGCGATGAGTACCGGCCATCCCGCGGTGGTCAGGGACATCGAGACGTTCTCGTGGCTGACCGACGGCGAGGACTGTCTCAAGACAGCGGGATCGTTCGAGCGCGAACTCGAAGCGTTGAAAGACCCCGAACGCCGAGAAGAACTCGGTACGAATGCGGCCCGAACCAGCGACTCCTTCGCCCTCCCGGAGACCGCCCGCCAGCTCGAAGCCGTCTACGAGGCGGTGGTCTGA